From Asterias amurensis chromosome 3, ASM3211899v1, a single genomic window includes:
- the LOC139935231 gene encoding aquaporin-1-like produces the protein MNFSKDTNGKMPQVVDKMSGEIRSSLFWRACLAEYIATLFFVFLGLASTVTFGDEIPDLLKISLAFGLGIATLVHCTAHISGGHLNPAVTIAFLVTHQITPLKAILYILAQVLGGISASGILFGLTTGSNWETGTRYGVTAPQVGVMEYQALFVEMLLTFQLVFTVFSTVDPDRKGFTGSGPLAIGLSVALGHFAAIRITGASMNPARTLASAVISGNYTAHWVYWVGPILGGIIAASLYDMVLAPTATPSRIRKCISCEYDVTDDDVSPGDIDLSMINHGHTADETGGKI, from the exons ATGAATTTTTCAAAAGACACTAACGGAAAGATGCCGCAAGTAGTTGATAAAATGAGTGGGGAGATACGCTCGTCGCTGTTTTGGAGGGCGTGCCTCGCCGAGTACATAGCCACCCTGTTCTTTGTTTTCCTCGGTCTAGCCTCCACGGTGACTTTTGGGGATGAAATCCCTGATTTACTGAAGATTTCCCTGGCGTTTGGGTTGGGTATCGCTACCCTTGTCCACTGTACGGCCCACATCAGTGGTGGCCACCTCAACCCTGCCGTGACCATCGCGTTCCTGGTCACCCATCAAATCACCCCGTTGAAAGCGATCCTCTACATCCTAGCTCAGGTGCTTGGAGGAATATCTGCGTCCGGGATTCTCTTCGGGCTGACCACCGGGAGCAATTGGGAAACAGGGACCAGGTACGGAGTCACGGCACCCCAGGTTGGAGTGATGGAATACCAAGCCCTATTCGTTGAGATGTTGCTCACGTTTCAGCTTGTGTTTACCGTGTTTTCCACAGTTGATCCCgaccgtaaaggtttcacaggCTCCGGGCCACTGGCGATTGGTCTGTCCGTTGCTCTTGGACACTTTGCCGCG ATCCGAATCACTGGTGCTAGCATGAACCCGGCTCGTACTTTAGCATCGGCAGTTATATCAGGAAACTATACAGCACACTGG GTATACTGGGTCGGCCCGATACTGGGTGGCATCATAGCCGCATCGTTGTACGACATGGTCCTAGCCCCTACTGCCACACCAAGCAGAATCAGGAAATGTATATCGTGCGAGTATGACGTCACAGACGATGACGTATCACCGGGTGACATTGACCTCAGCATGATCAACCACGGACACACGGCTGACGAGACGGGAGGAAAGATATGA
- the LOC139935411 gene encoding sialate O-acetylesterase-like — protein MKTSICWCCVLFLIGIFVGNVQAETCSLASYYSSHMVLQQQPQNAILWGYTDPKTTVQVRVQDNVQDKMYKAQTGLKPFSTSAIWKVKLDPMPAGGPYNITVFCQAFTVVNTIYLVDVMFGDVWVCSGQSNMAFTVKQAFNGSEALIDSVKYPNVRLLAVTEVTSATQDYDFNGRLYEPWSRPNSDSLGGKAPTFTYFSALCWFFGRDLFDSLQYPIGLVSSNWGGTPIEVWSAPNVLQQCNATESIILKHDAKLEGSLRGPQTPTCLWNSMIHPMLNFTIKGAIWYQGEANTKNPPPYKCLFHAMIEDWRLKWNEGTDGSTDPQFPFGFMQLSTSNSPNPETVGPYPTLRWHQTFDYGYVPNPVMKNVFMAVGIDLVDKTSPYGPIHPRDKEDMGTRLSLAGRAVVYGQNITFSGPFPSEFTVDTKTLTVLIKYDNGNANIRIVGKIGFEICCSANTTCQSDDTSWVPAEVISQPTPSSLIVSYYCYKKQAVSIRYLWRDMPCTFKGCPVYSVENNLPGAPFIATLS, from the exons ATGAAGACGTCAATATGCTGGTGTTGTGTCTTGTTTCTGATCGGCATTTTTGTTGGAAATGTACAGGCAG AAACTTGTTCACTAGCCTCCTATTACAGCAGTCACATGGTATTACAACAACAGCCGCAGAATGCAATTCTGTGGGGTTACACCGATCCTAAGACTACAGTGCAAGTCAGAGTTCAGGACAATGTTCAGGACAAGATGTACAAAGCTCAAACTGGATTAA agCCATTTAGTACAAGTGCAATTTGGAAAGTGAAGTTGGATCCAATGCCTGCAGGTGGGCCTTACAACATCACCGTCTTCTGTCAAGCGTTTACTGTGGTCAACACAATCTACCTAGTGGACGTCATGTTTGGAGATGTGTGGGTTTGTAGCGGACAGAGCAATATGGCATTTACTGTCAAACAG gCTTTTAATGGTTCAGAAGCGCTGATAGATTCGGTAAAATATCCCAACGTCAGACTGTTGGCAGTGACTGAAGTAACTTCAGCTACACAGGACTATGATTTCAATGGTAGATTGTACGAACCCTGGTCTAGGCCTAACTCAG ACAGTCTGGGCGGCAAGGCTCCTACATTTACCTACTTCTCTGCGTTATGTTGGTTCTTTGGACGTGATTTGTTCGACAGCCTGCAATATCCAATTGGACTTGTCTCAAGTAACTGGGGAGGCACCCCAATTGAAGTTTGGTCTGCACCTAATGTTCTTCAGCAATGCAATGCTACAGAGAG caTTATACTCAAGCACGACGCGAAGCTAGAAGGCTCGCTCAGAGGTCCTCAAACACCAACATGTCTATGGAACTCCATGATTCATCCAATGTTAAACTTCACGATTAAAGGTGCAATCTGGTATCAAG gTGAGGCCAACACGAAAAACCCTCCTCCCTATAAGTGTTTATTCCATGCTATGATCGAAGATTGGCGCTTGAAGTGGAATGAAGGCACAGATGGGAGTACAGATCCACAGTTCCCTTTTGGATTCATGCAG CTTAGCACTTCAAACTCTCCGAACCCAGAAACAGTTGGTCCATACCCTACTCTAAGATGGCATCAGACATTTGACTACGGTTACGTTCCTAATCCCGTCATGAAAAACGTCTTCATGGCGGTCGGTATCGACCTTGTAGACAAGACCTCACCGTACGGACC GATTCACCCACGAGATAAGGAGGACATGGGCACCAGACTGTCCTTAGCTGGTCGGGCAGTCGTCTACGGCCAGAATATTACCTTCTCTGGACCATTCCCTTCTGAATTCACAGTCGATACTAAAACATTGACAGTTCTTATAAAGTATGACAACGGAAATGCAAACATCAGGATTGTCGGAAAGATTGGTTTTGAG ATTTGCTGTTCGGCCAATACAACCTGTCAATCTGATGATACGTCATGGGTACCAGCCGAGGTAATCAGTCAGCCGACCCCCTCATCTCTGATCGTGTCGTATTATTGCTATAAGAAACAAGCAGTGTCTATCAGGTATCTTTGGAGGGATATGCCGTGTACATTTAAAGGATGTCCTGTGTATAGTGTGGAGAATAATTTGCCTGGTGCTCCTTTTATTGCAACTTTGTCTTAG
- the LOC139935409 gene encoding sialate O-acetylesterase-like isoform X2, whose amino-acid sequence MVLQQQPQNAILWGYTDDQVAVQVRVQDKMYKAQTGFKPFSTTAIWKVKLDPMPAGGPYNITVFCQAFTVVNTIYLVDVMFGDVWVCSGQSNMAFTVKQAFNGSKELIDSVNYPNIRVLAVVNVTSATPEYDFNGGLHGPWSKPNSDSLGGKAPTFTYFSALCWFFGRDLYDSLQYPIGLISSNWGSTPIEVWSAPNVLQQCNATESIEGLLEIDEELESLLGRDPKIPTCLWNSMIHPMLNFTIKGVIWYQGEANTDDPAPYKCLFHAMIEDWRLKWNEGTGGSTDLQFPFGFMQLSTSNYPYPETVGPYPTLRWHQTYDYGYVPNPVMKNVFMAVGIDLVDETSPYGPIHPRDKQEMGTRLSLAGRAVVYGQNITFSGPFPSEFTVDTETLTVLIKYDNGNANIRIVGKIGFEICCSGNAVCQSNDDTSWVPAEVISQPTPSSLIVSYYCYENPAVSIRYLWRDMPCTFKGCPVYSVENNLPGAPFIATLQMIGGGSFTYTLTFPKILIGLAITFFFISLVEGNNE is encoded by the exons ATGGTATTACAACAACAGCCGCAGAATGCAATTCTGTGGGGTTATACTGATGATCAGGTTGCAGTGCAAGTCAGAGTTCAAGACAAGATGTACAAAGCTCAAACTGGGTTCA agCCATTTAGTACAACTGCAATTTGGAAAGTGAAGTTGGATCCAATGCCTGCAGGTGGGCCTTACAACATCACCGTCTTCTGTCAAGCGTTTACTGTGGTCAACACAATCTACCTAGTGGACGTCATGTTTGGAGATGTGTGGGTTTGCAGCGGACAGAGCAACATGGCATTTACTGTCAAACAG GCTTTTAATGGTTCCAAAGAGCTGATAGATTCTGTAAATTATCCTAACATCAGAGTGTTGGCAGTGGTTAATGTAACTTCAGCGACACCGGAATATGATTTCAATGGTGGCTTGCACGGACCATGGTCTAAGCCTAACTCAG ACAGTCTTGGCGGCAAGGCTCCTACATTTACCTACTTCTCCGCCTTATGTTGGTTCTTTGGACGTGATTTATACGACAGCCTGCAATATCCAATCGGTCTAATCTCAAGTAACTGGGGAAGCACCCCAATTGAAGTTTGGTCCGCACCTAATGTTCTTCAGCAATGCAATGCTACAGAGAG catTGAAGGCCTACTTGAGATAGACGAGGAGCTAGAAAGCTTGCTAGGTCGAGATCCAAAAATACCAACATGTCTATGGAACTCCATGATTCATCCAATGTTAAACTTCACAATTAAAGGTGTAATCTGGTATCAAG gTGAAGCAAACACCGATGACCCTGCTCCCTATAAGTGTTTATTCCATGCTATGATTGAAGATTGGCGCTTGAAGTGGAATGAAGGCACTGGTGGGAGTACAGATCTACAGTTCCCTTTTGGATTCATGCAG CTTAGCACTTCAAACTATCCTTACCCAGAAACAGTTGGTCCATACCCTACCCTAAGATGGCATCAGACGTACGACTACGGTTATGTTCCTAATCCTGTCATGAAAAACGTCTTCATGGCGGTCGGTATTGACCTTGTAGATGAGACCTCGCCGTATGGACC GATTCACCCACGAGATAAGCAGGAAATGGGCACCAGACTGTCCTTAGCTGGTCGGGCAGTCGTCTACGGTCAGAATATTACCTTCTCTGGACCCTTCCCTTCTGAATTCACAGTCGATACTGAAACATTGACAGTTCTTATAAAGTATGACAACGGAAATGCAAACATCAGGATTGTCGGAAAGATTGGTTTTGAG ATTTGCTGTTCGGGTAACGCAGTTTGTCAATCTAATGATGATACGTCATGGGTACCAGCCGAGGTAATCAGTCAGCCGACCCCCTCATCTCTGATCGTGTCGTATTATTGCTATGAGAATCCAGCAGTGTCTATCAGGTATCTTTGGAGGGATATGCCGTGTACATTTAAAGGATGTCCAGTGTATAGTGTGGAGAATAATTTGCCTGGTGCTCCTTTTATTGCAACTTTGCAAATGATCGGAGGGGGCAGCTTCACATATACATTGACCTTTCCAAAGATTTTGATCGGGCTTGCCATAACCTTCTTCTTTATTTCTTTAGTAGAAGGGAACAATGAGTAG
- the LOC139935409 gene encoding sialate O-acetylesterase-like isoform X1: MKTSICWCCVLFLISIFVGNVQAETCSLASYYSSHMVLQQQPQNAILWGYTDDQVAVQVRVQDKMYKAQTGFKPFSTTAIWKVKLDPMPAGGPYNITVFCQAFTVVNTIYLVDVMFGDVWVCSGQSNMAFTVKQAFNGSKELIDSVNYPNIRVLAVVNVTSATPEYDFNGGLHGPWSKPNSDSLGGKAPTFTYFSALCWFFGRDLYDSLQYPIGLISSNWGSTPIEVWSAPNVLQQCNATESIEGLLEIDEELESLLGRDPKIPTCLWNSMIHPMLNFTIKGVIWYQGEANTDDPAPYKCLFHAMIEDWRLKWNEGTGGSTDLQFPFGFMQLSTSNYPYPETVGPYPTLRWHQTYDYGYVPNPVMKNVFMAVGIDLVDETSPYGPIHPRDKQEMGTRLSLAGRAVVYGQNITFSGPFPSEFTVDTETLTVLIKYDNGNANIRIVGKIGFEICCSGNAVCQSNDDTSWVPAEVISQPTPSSLIVSYYCYENPAVSIRYLWRDMPCTFKGCPVYSVENNLPGAPFIATLQMIGGGSFTYTLTFPKILIGLAITFFFISLVEGNNE, encoded by the exons ATGAAGACGTCAATTTGCTGGTGTTGCGTCTTGTTTCTGATTAGCATTTTTGTTGGAAATGTACAGGCAG AAACTTGTTCACTAGCCTCCTATTACAGCAGTCACATGGTATTACAACAACAGCCGCAGAATGCAATTCTGTGGGGTTATACTGATGATCAGGTTGCAGTGCAAGTCAGAGTTCAAGACAAGATGTACAAAGCTCAAACTGGGTTCA agCCATTTAGTACAACTGCAATTTGGAAAGTGAAGTTGGATCCAATGCCTGCAGGTGGGCCTTACAACATCACCGTCTTCTGTCAAGCGTTTACTGTGGTCAACACAATCTACCTAGTGGACGTCATGTTTGGAGATGTGTGGGTTTGCAGCGGACAGAGCAACATGGCATTTACTGTCAAACAG GCTTTTAATGGTTCCAAAGAGCTGATAGATTCTGTAAATTATCCTAACATCAGAGTGTTGGCAGTGGTTAATGTAACTTCAGCGACACCGGAATATGATTTCAATGGTGGCTTGCACGGACCATGGTCTAAGCCTAACTCAG ACAGTCTTGGCGGCAAGGCTCCTACATTTACCTACTTCTCCGCCTTATGTTGGTTCTTTGGACGTGATTTATACGACAGCCTGCAATATCCAATCGGTCTAATCTCAAGTAACTGGGGAAGCACCCCAATTGAAGTTTGGTCCGCACCTAATGTTCTTCAGCAATGCAATGCTACAGAGAG catTGAAGGCCTACTTGAGATAGACGAGGAGCTAGAAAGCTTGCTAGGTCGAGATCCAAAAATACCAACATGTCTATGGAACTCCATGATTCATCCAATGTTAAACTTCACAATTAAAGGTGTAATCTGGTATCAAG gTGAAGCAAACACCGATGACCCTGCTCCCTATAAGTGTTTATTCCATGCTATGATTGAAGATTGGCGCTTGAAGTGGAATGAAGGCACTGGTGGGAGTACAGATCTACAGTTCCCTTTTGGATTCATGCAG CTTAGCACTTCAAACTATCCTTACCCAGAAACAGTTGGTCCATACCCTACCCTAAGATGGCATCAGACGTACGACTACGGTTATGTTCCTAATCCTGTCATGAAAAACGTCTTCATGGCGGTCGGTATTGACCTTGTAGATGAGACCTCGCCGTATGGACC GATTCACCCACGAGATAAGCAGGAAATGGGCACCAGACTGTCCTTAGCTGGTCGGGCAGTCGTCTACGGTCAGAATATTACCTTCTCTGGACCCTTCCCTTCTGAATTCACAGTCGATACTGAAACATTGACAGTTCTTATAAAGTATGACAACGGAAATGCAAACATCAGGATTGTCGGAAAGATTGGTTTTGAG ATTTGCTGTTCGGGTAACGCAGTTTGTCAATCTAATGATGATACGTCATGGGTACCAGCCGAGGTAATCAGTCAGCCGACCCCCTCATCTCTGATCGTGTCGTATTATTGCTATGAGAATCCAGCAGTGTCTATCAGGTATCTTTGGAGGGATATGCCGTGTACATTTAAAGGATGTCCAGTGTATAGTGTGGAGAATAATTTGCCTGGTGCTCCTTTTATTGCAACTTTGCAAATGATCGGAGGGGGCAGCTTCACATATACATTGACCTTTCCAAAGATTTTGATCGGGCTTGCCATAACCTTCTTCTTTATTTCTTTAGTAGAAGGGAACAATGAGTAG